The following coding sequences are from one Delphinus delphis chromosome 19, mDelDel1.2, whole genome shotgun sequence window:
- the PLEKHH3 gene encoding pleckstrin homology domain-containing family H member 3 isoform X1, translating into MPLPGGLWWLLCCRRGFTLLHRDYGDGELSGDGDEDEDEETFELRTPSPAGGGRGPLDVTLTQPGRSGPVSDRLQSWEETRSLIPEKGPSEDDPDVVVKGWLYREPRGGGARPWLPPRRAWFVLTRDSLDQFSSSGKGARRLGSLVLTSLCSVTGPERRPKETGLWSVTVSGRKHSVRLCSPRQAEAERWGVALREVIASMAPLETPTQLLLRDIQESYGDPEAVALIYRRNPILRHTSGALYAPLLPLPYGVSAPGPGYAPLREEAVRLFLALQALEGARRPGPLMQGVLQTCRDLPALRDELFLQLAKQTSGPAGPPGPPATQDPAALRYWQLLTCMSCTFRPGGPVRGHLLGHLERTEQALPDSELAEYARFIRKALGRTRGRELVPSLAEISALSRRQELLCTVHCPGGGACPVAIDSHTTAGEVARELVGRLGLTRSRNAFALYEQRGPQERALAGGTLVADVLTRFENLAVEEAGLEDPPDSGWRLCLRLHGPLHPEGLSSDGHELPFLFEQAQALLLRGRPSPPDDTLRAQAALRLRSLHRDFSPRAPLPRLDRLLPTPAPPREDPLRPVPRPPRSAALLAGAIWSPALAKRRAERARRGGAGRTAGSVAREGGGGAGTAAAVLGGWKRLRGMGRAEAMAAYLALAAQCPGFGAARYDVLELSTEPGGGAPQKLCLGLGAKAMSLSRPGETQPVHSVSYGRVAACQLMGPHTLALRVGESQLLLQSPQVEEIMQLVNAYLANPSPARPSSSPPPCQDLPDTSPPSQHPGLDEPQGQSGCLGQLQD; encoded by the exons ATGCCTCTCCCCGGGggattgtggtggctcctctgcTGCCGTCGAGGCTTTACTCTTCTGCACCGGGACTACGGGGACGGCGAGCTTAGCGGGGACGGGGACGAAGACGAGGACGAGGAGACCTTTGAGCTACGGACCCCGAGTCCAGCGGGCGGCGGGAGG GGCCCCCTGGATGTGACGCTGACTCAGCCTGGGAGGAGCGGTCCAGTCTCAGACAG GCTGCAAAGCTGGGAGGAGACACGGAGCCTCATCCCGGAGAAGGGGCCGTCAGAAGACGACCCAGACGTCGTCGTGAAAG GTTGGCTGTACCGCGAGCCCCGCGGAGGAGGGGCGCGGCCCTGGTTGCCCCCGCGCCGAGCCTGGTTCGTGCTCACCCGGGACTCCTTGGACCAGTTCAGCAGCAGCGGGAAGGGGGCGCGGCGCCTCGGGAGCCTCGTGCTCACCAGCCTGTGCTCGGTGACCGGCCCTGAGCGCAGGCCCAAGGAGACCG GTCTGTGGTCAGTGACCGTGTCTGGCCGGAAGCATAGCGTCCGGCTCTGCTCGCCCCGCCAGGCTGAGGCAGAGCGCTGGGGGGTGGCGCTGCGCGAAGTGATAGCCTCTATGGCGCCGCTGGAGACCCCCACCCAGCTGCTGCTCAGGGACATTCAG GAGAGTTATGGGGACCCGGAAGCTGTGGCCCTTATTTACAGACGGAACCCAATTCTGAGGCACACTAGTGGGGCCCTGTATGCCCCACTCCTGCCCCTGCCCTACGGAGTCAGTGCCCCAG GTCCGGGCTACGCTCCCTTGCGCGAGGAGGCGGTGCGGCTGTTCCTGGCGCTGCAGGCCCTGGAGGGGGCGCGGCGCCCCGGGCCCCTGATGCAGGGTGTGCTCCAGACCTGCCGGGACCTGCCTGCGCTCCGAGATGAGCTCTTCCTGCAGCTGGCTAAGCAGACCTCGGGCCCCGCAGGCCCCCCCGGGCCTCCAGCCACCCAAGACCCCGCGGCCCTGCGGTACTGGCAGCTCCTCACTTGCATGAGCTGTACCTTCCGGCCTGGTGGGCCTGTACGGGGGCACCTCCTGGGGCATCTGGAGAG GACTGAGCAGGCGCTTCCGGACTCGGAACTGGCGGAATATGCGCGCTTCATACGAAAAGCGCTGGGCCGGACGCGCGGCCGGGAGCTGGTGCCCTCGCTGGCAGAGATTTCCGCGCTGAGCCGACGGCAGGAATTGTTGTGCACCGTGCACTGTCCGGGGGGTGGTGCCTGCCCTGTGGCCATAGACTCCCACACCACGGCGGGAGAG GTTGCTCGAGAGCTGGTGGGGCGGCTGGGCTTGACCCGGAGCCGCAATGCATTCGCGCTGTACGAGCAGCGAGGGCCCCAGGAGCGAGCCCTGGCCGGGGGGACTCTCGTGGCCGACGTGCTCACCAGGTTTGAGAA CTTGGCGGTGGAGGAAGCCGGGCTGGAGGACCCGCCGGACTCCGGATGGAGACTGTGTCTGCGTCTTCATGGACCTCTGCACCCTGAGGGACTGTCCTCAGACGGTCACGAACTGCCCTTCCTCTTTGAGCAG GCTCAAGCTCTGCTGCTGCGCGGCCGTCCGTCCCCGCCCGACGACACGCTGCGCGCCCAGGCGGCGCTGCGCCTGCGGAGCCTGCACCGAGACTTCTCCCCGCGGGCGCCTCTGCCGCGCCTGGACCGCTTGCTGCCCACCCCGGCCCCGCCGCGTGAAGACCCTCTCCGCCCGGTGCCCAGGCCTCCCCGCTCCGCCGCCCTGCTGGCCGGGGCAATCTGGAGTCCGGCCCTGGCCAAGAGGCGGGCGGAGCGGGCCCGGCGCGGCGGGGCCGGCCGCACGGCGGGAAGCGTGGCCCGCGAGGGAGGAGGTGGCGCCGGCACAGCGGCTGCTGTGCTGGGAGGCTGGAAGCGGCTACGGGGCATGGGCCGAGCTGAGGCCATGGCTGCCTACCTGGCTCTGGCGGCGCAGTGTCCAGGGTTCGGCGCTGCTCGGTATGACGTTCTGGAGCTGAGCACG GAGCCTGGTGGGGGCGCTCCACAGAAGCTATGCCTGGGCCTGGGAGCCAAGGCCATGTCCCTCTCCCGACCGGGTGAGACACAGCCCGTTCACAGTGTCAGCTATGGCCGTGTGGCCGCCTGCCAACTAATGGGCCCCCACACCCTGGCATTGAGGGTGGGAGAGAGCCAGCTCCTCCTGCAGAGTCCCCAG GTGGAAGAGATCATGCAGCTGGTGAATGCCTACTTGGCCAACCCCTCCCCTGCGAGGCCCAGCAGTAGTCCTCCTCCATGCCAAGACCTGCCagacacctcccctcccagccagCACCCGGGCCTGGACGAGCCCCAGGGACAGTCTGGCTGTTTGGGGCAGCTGCAGGACTGA
- the PLEKHH3 gene encoding pleckstrin homology domain-containing family H member 3 isoform X2: MPLPGGLWWLLCCRRGFTLLHRDYGDGELSGDGDEDEDEETFELRTPSPAGGGRGPLDVTLTQPGRSGPVSDRLQSWEETRSLIPEKGPSEDDPDVVVKGWLYREPRGGGARPWLPPRRAWFVLTRDSLDQFSSSGKGARRLGSLVLTSLCSVTGPERRPKETGLWSVTVSGRKHSVRLCSPRQAEAERWGVALREVIASMAPLETPTQLLLRDIQESYGDPEAVALIYRRNPILRHTSGALYAPLLPLPYGVSAPGPGYAPLREEAVRLFLALQALEGARRPGPLMQGVLQTCRDLPALRDELFLQLAKQTSGPAGPPGPPATQDPAALRYWQLLTCMSCTFRPGGPVRGHLLGHLERTEQALPDSELAEYARFIRKALGRTRGRELVPSLAEISALSRRQELLCTVHCPGGGACPVAIDSHTTAGEVARELVGRLGLTRSRNAFALYEQRGPQERALAGGTLVADVLTSLAVEEAGLEDPPDSGWRLCLRLHGPLHPEGLSSDGHELPFLFEQAQALLLRGRPSPPDDTLRAQAALRLRSLHRDFSPRAPLPRLDRLLPTPAPPREDPLRPVPRPPRSAALLAGAIWSPALAKRRAERARRGGAGRTAGSVAREGGGGAGTAAAVLGGWKRLRGMGRAEAMAAYLALAAQCPGFGAARYDVLELSTEPGGGAPQKLCLGLGAKAMSLSRPGETQPVHSVSYGRVAACQLMGPHTLALRVGESQLLLQSPQVEEIMQLVNAYLANPSPARPSSSPPPCQDLPDTSPPSQHPGLDEPQGQSGCLGQLQD; the protein is encoded by the exons ATGCCTCTCCCCGGGggattgtggtggctcctctgcTGCCGTCGAGGCTTTACTCTTCTGCACCGGGACTACGGGGACGGCGAGCTTAGCGGGGACGGGGACGAAGACGAGGACGAGGAGACCTTTGAGCTACGGACCCCGAGTCCAGCGGGCGGCGGGAGG GGCCCCCTGGATGTGACGCTGACTCAGCCTGGGAGGAGCGGTCCAGTCTCAGACAG GCTGCAAAGCTGGGAGGAGACACGGAGCCTCATCCCGGAGAAGGGGCCGTCAGAAGACGACCCAGACGTCGTCGTGAAAG GTTGGCTGTACCGCGAGCCCCGCGGAGGAGGGGCGCGGCCCTGGTTGCCCCCGCGCCGAGCCTGGTTCGTGCTCACCCGGGACTCCTTGGACCAGTTCAGCAGCAGCGGGAAGGGGGCGCGGCGCCTCGGGAGCCTCGTGCTCACCAGCCTGTGCTCGGTGACCGGCCCTGAGCGCAGGCCCAAGGAGACCG GTCTGTGGTCAGTGACCGTGTCTGGCCGGAAGCATAGCGTCCGGCTCTGCTCGCCCCGCCAGGCTGAGGCAGAGCGCTGGGGGGTGGCGCTGCGCGAAGTGATAGCCTCTATGGCGCCGCTGGAGACCCCCACCCAGCTGCTGCTCAGGGACATTCAG GAGAGTTATGGGGACCCGGAAGCTGTGGCCCTTATTTACAGACGGAACCCAATTCTGAGGCACACTAGTGGGGCCCTGTATGCCCCACTCCTGCCCCTGCCCTACGGAGTCAGTGCCCCAG GTCCGGGCTACGCTCCCTTGCGCGAGGAGGCGGTGCGGCTGTTCCTGGCGCTGCAGGCCCTGGAGGGGGCGCGGCGCCCCGGGCCCCTGATGCAGGGTGTGCTCCAGACCTGCCGGGACCTGCCTGCGCTCCGAGATGAGCTCTTCCTGCAGCTGGCTAAGCAGACCTCGGGCCCCGCAGGCCCCCCCGGGCCTCCAGCCACCCAAGACCCCGCGGCCCTGCGGTACTGGCAGCTCCTCACTTGCATGAGCTGTACCTTCCGGCCTGGTGGGCCTGTACGGGGGCACCTCCTGGGGCATCTGGAGAG GACTGAGCAGGCGCTTCCGGACTCGGAACTGGCGGAATATGCGCGCTTCATACGAAAAGCGCTGGGCCGGACGCGCGGCCGGGAGCTGGTGCCCTCGCTGGCAGAGATTTCCGCGCTGAGCCGACGGCAGGAATTGTTGTGCACCGTGCACTGTCCGGGGGGTGGTGCCTGCCCTGTGGCCATAGACTCCCACACCACGGCGGGAGAG GTTGCTCGAGAGCTGGTGGGGCGGCTGGGCTTGACCCGGAGCCGCAATGCATTCGCGCTGTACGAGCAGCGAGGGCCCCAGGAGCGAGCCCTGGCCGGGGGGACTCTCGTGGCCGACGTGCTCACCAG CTTGGCGGTGGAGGAAGCCGGGCTGGAGGACCCGCCGGACTCCGGATGGAGACTGTGTCTGCGTCTTCATGGACCTCTGCACCCTGAGGGACTGTCCTCAGACGGTCACGAACTGCCCTTCCTCTTTGAGCAG GCTCAAGCTCTGCTGCTGCGCGGCCGTCCGTCCCCGCCCGACGACACGCTGCGCGCCCAGGCGGCGCTGCGCCTGCGGAGCCTGCACCGAGACTTCTCCCCGCGGGCGCCTCTGCCGCGCCTGGACCGCTTGCTGCCCACCCCGGCCCCGCCGCGTGAAGACCCTCTCCGCCCGGTGCCCAGGCCTCCCCGCTCCGCCGCCCTGCTGGCCGGGGCAATCTGGAGTCCGGCCCTGGCCAAGAGGCGGGCGGAGCGGGCCCGGCGCGGCGGGGCCGGCCGCACGGCGGGAAGCGTGGCCCGCGAGGGAGGAGGTGGCGCCGGCACAGCGGCTGCTGTGCTGGGAGGCTGGAAGCGGCTACGGGGCATGGGCCGAGCTGAGGCCATGGCTGCCTACCTGGCTCTGGCGGCGCAGTGTCCAGGGTTCGGCGCTGCTCGGTATGACGTTCTGGAGCTGAGCACG GAGCCTGGTGGGGGCGCTCCACAGAAGCTATGCCTGGGCCTGGGAGCCAAGGCCATGTCCCTCTCCCGACCGGGTGAGACACAGCCCGTTCACAGTGTCAGCTATGGCCGTGTGGCCGCCTGCCAACTAATGGGCCCCCACACCCTGGCATTGAGGGTGGGAGAGAGCCAGCTCCTCCTGCAGAGTCCCCAG GTGGAAGAGATCATGCAGCTGGTGAATGCCTACTTGGCCAACCCCTCCCCTGCGAGGCCCAGCAGTAGTCCTCCTCCATGCCAAGACCTGCCagacacctcccctcccagccagCACCCGGGCCTGGACGAGCCCCAGGGACAGTCTGGCTGTTTGGGGCAGCTGCAGGACTGA